In Theileria annulata chromosome 3, complete sequence, *** SEQUENCING IN PROGRESS ***, the sequence aatttatttttatccatttcatttttcttttccaatttaaattcaaaaaatataaaataatcttcttcctaaaatttatttaaccACTGTACACTAGACTTACTACTCTTAATTACCCTTAGactactccttaactactctaagGCTACTCTTAACTATACCACCCTTAACTatccttaactactatagactactgttaactactcttagactagtataataatacgttatgtataaattgttgaataatataaccaaatgaattaataaatttaataaattctgttatatttattaaacgACTTGTTATTTCAactattttcaatattccactaaaaaaaattaatttataaataaataattaatttataaataaaaaaatttatttttgtgAAGAAAATACTGTAATTTAGTGCATCTTGTAGATTcaagtataaataatggCCAATCAAGACCCATAAGACTAAGACAAAATATAGAAAcatctaaaatattattttctaatggtacctaaaatattaatattaatttttattatttttacatttttaatattacaagCAATTACATATTCATTTGTTGATATTAAATCATATGAATATACTCTTctactaaaaataataataagataaaattaggaaaaaataattaagaaaattgagtaaaaaaaaataaatgtccaaaattgatcgggttaggagaaataaattttctccTCTAGATCAAAATTGCTGCTTCAACCACTCATAtaccaatttttaattcaaaataataaataaatgtactAAAAGGTTGCAAAAATGGTAATTAGTGGGGTAGCTCAGTTAAGGAGCTACGTTACGGAGCTTGGTCAAACAGAATAAGATAACTAACTACATAACTAAGGAAATATATATAGACCCTTTCGGgactatataactaagtaacTATATAGAAGACCCCTTTTGGGGGTTAGGGAGCCCCTTAAGGGGATAACTAAGTAGTCTTTATTGGAGCTGCTGTtgcaagcaccgtaacggagtaCTTTTTAAAAGTTTTAGCTATAAGTGCATCACCACAACCAAAATCACCaatactaaataatattattatctttaaattttacttaaaatattctttatgtttatttaaccatgaaataattttatttattggaTTATAAGgccattttattatttgattacGATATCCTTCATGatactaaattatatattaaattttattacttactattgtatataattttggatcattattaaataatttccaACTCATTTcactattatttttatataatttctcATTTATATAACGAAATCTACTTCCAATTAATCTTTTCTTAATTAATTCCATATTCTtcacatttttattatttttattaattttattaatttttttcttatttttcttattttttaccattttttaattttttaaccattatttttattattttacaaaatttaaatttatatacaaaataatatattaaaatttaatttatttatttaatttttaaaaataattttattatatttaatttaaaaaaatttattacatttataataattacattcattcattatattattcattatacCCACTACACCATCACTCTTACCCTCACCTACTATACTCTCATTCCCACTCTTACCCATACCCTCACTCCCACTAATACTATCTATATTGGATTGATTAATTTGACGTTGATTTTCTTGTAAATCAAgttgatataatttattataaaaatcatttttatctaTTATTTCCCATtgattattaattttattaaagaatttgaaaCCAATATAATCTCTTGtacatataaatatttgtaataattcATATTGTTCATTTTTCATATATACAACACAATCTATACAATAAtcttcatttaattttgcACGCCATATTACTTCAGTATCTTGtactatttttattaaattatatggATAATATGTTGTAAATGTTATAAAATCTGCACCACCTAtatttcttctttttattttaaatttctcTTCATTTGGtttatttatatctatta encodes:
- a CDS encoding uncharacterized protein (note;~Tap-24g11.q1c.C.cand.123 - score = 14.70) produces the protein MVKNKKNKKKINKINKNNKNVKNMELIKKRLIGSRFRYINEKLYKNNSEMSWKLFNNDPKLYTIYHEGYRNQIIKWPYNPINKIISWLNKHKEYFNIGDFGCGDALIAKTFKKYSVTVLATAAPIKTT
- a CDS encoding uncharacterized protein (note;~Tap-24g11.q1c.C.cand.122 - score = 10.62), translated to MLNYIIILIILNYIKCDNIIYDINDKSSDYVMINEFKATFTSTSSMIPYQDINIIKVIDQNHILWESNTLNESCTYILLFKFEEIIMLILKIKNKNEYKKYHLIKNNNWINLDEKDFKELLIELRLKLPNENQILIDINKPNEEKFKIKRRNIGGADFITFTTYYPYNLIKIVQDTEVIWRAKLNEDYCIDCVVYMKNEQYELLQIFICTRDYIGFKFFNKINNQWEIIDKNDFYNKLYQLDLQENQRQINQSNIDSISGSEGMGKSGNESIVGEGKSDGVVGIMNNIMNECNYYKCNKFF